In the Caenorhabditis elegans chromosome X genome, one interval contains:
- the cebp-1 gene encoding CCAAT/enhancer-binding protein homolog 1 (Partially confirmed by transcript evidence), giving the protein MYSKLNYSHQKGDQALKHPHLVRLQQSEVRGFTDMPNNGASTSSAGSFARQDSLTIAASLQQRDRERHPVDFMETELDLGDYLQVLHDLDVPTDNVDFDDAELQKCNILYDGEHPYEQPELNGYERHVAYGTGYRVPGDYDQDGYKMNCEVKAETPDFGATKTRRAVKRPVPYDDYQKEYSEESSDMTDNDGSVDDSYFEPKSKKTKSAGLENFKPQTRARKYKLKADEEKAEPTYKLKRARNNDAVRKSRKKAKELQDKKEAEHDKMKRRIAELEGLLQSERDARRRDQDTLEQLLRNKGPMKEQRMPQRHILENFNK; this is encoded by the exons ATGTATAGCAAGCTGAACTACAGCCACCAAAAGGGCGACCAGGCCCTCAAGCATCCACACCTGGTAAGACTCCAGCAATCCGAGGTACGTGGGTTCACTGACATGCCGAACAACGGAGCTTCCACCTCCTCCGCCGGATCCTTCGCAAGACAA GACTCTCTTACCATTGCCGCATCCCTCCAGCAACGTGACCGCGAACGCCATCCAGTGGACTTTATGGAAACTGAGCTGGACCTTGGCGACTACCTGCAAGTGCTCCACGATCTTGACGTTCCTACCGACAATGTGGATTTTGATGATGCCGAGCTCCAAAAGTGCAACATCCTTTACGACGGAGAGCATCCTTACGAACAACCGGAGCTGAACGGATATGAGCGCCACGTGGCGTACGGCACTGGCTATCGAGTGCCTGGGGATTATGATCAGGATGGGTACAAGATGAATTGTGAAGTGAAAGCTGAGACACCGGATTTCGGAGCTACCAAGACCCGCCGAGCTGTCAAACGCCCAGTTCCTTATGACGATTACCAGAAGGAATACTCGGAGGAGTCCAGCGATATGACGGATAACGACGGAAGCGTTGACGACTCCTACTTTGAGCCAAAGAGCAAGAAAACTAAATCCGCCGGACTGGAAAACTTCAAGCCACAGACCAGAGCAAGAAAGTACAAACTCAAGGCAGACGAGGAGAAGGCTGAGCCGACCTACAAATTGAAAAGAGCCCGGAACAATGATGCCGTCAGAAAATCGCGTAAAAAGGCAAAGGAGCTCCAGGACAAGAAGGAAGCCGAGCACGACAAGATGAAGAGGCGCATCGCCGAGCTTGAAGGGCTCCTCCAGTCCGAGCGTGACGCCAGACGTCGGGACCAGGACACCTTGGAGCAGCTTCTCAGGAATAA AGGCCCGATGAAAGAGCAACGCATGCCCCAACGCCACATCCTCGAGAACTTCAACAAGTAA